One genomic region from Amaranthus tricolor cultivar Red isolate AtriRed21 chromosome 12, ASM2621246v1, whole genome shotgun sequence encodes:
- the LOC130797143 gene encoding F-box protein GID2: MKRSMDSNPDLSPNPTTTKKSKFKPISTRSDSKKLDSIIIINNNFDFNLDSQFSKLDENLLYEVFKHADAKTLAVASCVSKQWYKTALDERLWELICTRHWSNFNNCGTQQLRSVVLALGGFRRLHALYLSKTEPLMPAFWPISPSTSSSASSSSTSTNQARVMNSSGKKYGKDEINLSLSLLSIRFYENLASKKKQ, from the coding sequence ATGAAACGATCCATGGATTCCAACCCTGATCTCTCCCCAAATCCAACTACAACCAAAAAATCgaaattcaaaccaatctcaaCTCGATCCGATTCCAAAAAACTCGATTCaatcataatcatcaacaacaacttCGATTTCAATCTCGAttcacaattttcaaaattagacGAGAATCTACTCTACGAAGTTTTCAAACACGCAGATGCTAAAACTCTAGCTGTAGCATCATGTGTGAGCAAACAGTGGTATAAAACAGCACTAGATGAACGATTATGGGAGTTGATTTGTACGCGTCATTGGagtaattttaataattgtgGTACTCAACAACTTAGATCTGTTGTTCTTGCTCTTGGTGGATTTCGTCGTCTTCACGCGCTTTACCTCTCTAAAACGGAGCCGTTGATGCCGGCTTTTTGGCCAATTTCACCGTCTACGTCTTCATCTGCATCTTCGTCTTCGACATCGACTAATCAAGCGCGTGTGATGAATAGTTCGGGTAAGAAGTATGGTAAAGATGAGATTAATTTGTCGCTTTCTCTTCTCTCTATTAGGTTTTATGAGAATTTGGCTTCCAAGAAAAAACAATGA
- the LOC130797213 gene encoding sodium/hydrogen exchanger 2-like: MMLQLSSLFSKMDALTTSDHASVVSMNMFVALLCGCIVIGHLLEENRWMNESITALIIGLATGVVILMISGGKSSHLLVFSEDLFFIYLLPPIIFNAGFQVKKKQFFRNFITIIMFGAVGTLVSFTIISLGAMTFFKNMDIGSLDLADYLAIGAIFAATDSVCTLQVLNQDETPLLYSLVFGEGVVNDATSVVLFNAIQSFDLTTIDHRIAFKFIGNFLYLFFTSTVLGAMTGLVSAYIIKKLYFGRHSTDREVALMMLMAYLSYMLAELFYLSGILTVFFCGIVMSHYTWHNVTESSRVTTKHAFATLSFVAEIFLFLYVGMDALDIEKWRFVSDSPGTSVAVSSILLGLVMAGRAAFVFPISLLMNFVKKSSSEKVTFNQQIVIWWAGLMRGAVSMALAYNQFTREGYTQLRGNAIMITSTITVVLFSTIVFGLLTKPLILLLLPQSKHFTSASTISDLGSPKSYTLPLLDGQPVSDLDVGNHDDATERNIPRPGSLRMLLNSPTHTVHYYWRKFDDAIMRPVFGGRGFVPYVPGSPTEQSTNNLPERT; the protein is encoded by the exons ATGATGCTTCAGTTAAGCTCTCTATTTAGCAAAATGGATGCACTTACCACTTCTGATCACGCTTCTGTGGTCTCGATGAATATGTTCGTGGCACTTCTGTGTGGTTGTATCGTAATTGGCCATCTCCTCGAGGAGAATCGCTGGATGAACGAGTCCATTACCGCTTTAATTATA GGATTAGCCACTGGAGTTGTGATTCTGATGATTAGCGGAGGGAAAAGTTCACATTTGTTGGTGTTCAGTGAAGATCTTTTCTTCATATATCTGCTTCCGCCGATTATATTTAATGCGGG TTTTCAAGTGAAAAAGAAGCAATTCTTCCGGAACTTCATTACTATCATAATGTTTGGAGCCGTTGGAACATTGGTATCATTCACCATCATATCTTTAG GAGCAATGACATTCTTTAAGAACATGGATATCGGTTCTCTAGATTTGGCAGACTATCTTG CTATTGGTGCGATATTTGCTGCTACGGATTCTGTTTGCACATTACAG GTGCTTAATCAGGACGAGACCCCTTTGCTCTACAGTCTCGTGTTTGGTGAGGGTGTCGTGAATGATGCCACATCCGTGGTGCTTTTTAATGCAATTCAGAGCTTCGACCTTACAACTATTGATCACAGAATTGCGTTCAAGTTTATTggcaattttttatatttatttttcacgaGCACTGTACTTGGTGCGATG ACTGGCTTGGTGAGTGCTTACATTATCAAAAAGTTGTACTTCGGAag ACATTCCACTGATCGGGAGGTTGCTTTAATGATGCTTATGGCTTATCTCTCGTACATGCTTGCCGAA CTCTTCTATCTGAGTGGAATTCTTACGGTATTCTTCTGTGGGATTGTCATGTCCCATTATACATGGCACAATGTGACCGAGAGCTCGAGAGTGACCACCAA GCATGCTTTTGCAACACTGTCTTTTGTTGCGGAGATTTTCCTCTTTTTATATGTGGGTATGGACGCATTAGACATTGAGAAGTGGCGATTTGTGAGTGATAG TCCTGGAACTTCTGTCGCAGTGAGTTCTATATTGCTGGGTCTAGTGATGGCTGGACGAGCAGCTTTTGTTTTCCCCATATCCTTATTAATGAACTTCGTCAAGAAATCTTCAAGCGAAAAGGTCACCTTCAACCAGCAG ATTGTCATATGGTGGGCTGGACTCATGAGAGGTGCTGTCTCCATGGCACTTGCTTATAATCAG TTTACGAGGGAGGGTTATACACAGCTAAGGGGAAATGCAATCATGATTACGAGCACCATAACTGTTGTCCTTTTCAGTACAATA GTGTTCGGGTTACTGACGAAGCCACTTATATTACTTTTGCTGCCTCAATCAAAGCATTTTACTAGTGCCAGCACTATATCCGATCTAGGGAGCCCCAAATCATATACGTTGCCACTTCTTGACGGTCAACCTGTTTCTGACCTTGATGTAGGCAACCATGATGATGCAACTGAACGGAATATTCCTCGACCTGGTAGCCTGCGAATGCTTCTAAATTCACCTACTCACACTGTCCACTATTACTGGCGCAAATTCGATGATGCTATTATGCGCCCAGTATTTGGTGGCCGAGGTTTTGTACCTTACGTCCCAGGCTCCCCCACCGAACAAAGCACGAATAATTTGCCAGAGAGAACATAG
- the LOC130797214 gene encoding vesicle-associated protein 2-2-like has product MSSQLEIQPRELKFVVELNKQSKCTVRLVNKTDQHLAFKVKTTSPKKYCVRPNVGVIQPKSVHEFVVIMQAIKTASVELACKDKFLVQSTIVPDGTLEEDITSEMFSKDGVKFVEDIKMRVNLVFKAPHSPESTTNEILKQADANVESQVINDDSKPVKDADVTPTQDVKSEKTKLMKIEPIDAVVSSVQKDVETEVTKDVEPMTRINEESKVIESRMSTDDEEQRLFRDVEEMKSKLHELESKLSKAEMTISNLTEDRRQVIQERESLKQEMDFLRTRKVERRVQDGFPLLFVCMVALFSLIAGYGFHP; this is encoded by the exons ATGAGTTCGCAGTTGGAAATTCAACCTCGTGAGCTTAAATTTGTTG TTGAACTAAACAAACAGAGCAAGTGTACTGTCCGCCTCgtcaacaaaacagatcaacaTCTTGCCTTCAAG GTTAAGACTACATCACCCAAGAAATATTGTGTGCGGCCTAATGTTGGTGTTATTCAGCCCAAATCGGTTCATGAATTCGTTG TTATCATGCAAGCTATAAAAACAGCTTCAGTTGAGCTGGCATGCAAAGACAAGTTCCTGGTTCAAAGCACAATTGTTCCCGATGGAACATTGGAAGAGGATATTACATCTGAAATG TTCTCTAAAGATGGTGTGAAATTTGTTGAAGACATTAAAATGAGGGTGAACCTCGTTTTCAAAGCACCCCATTCCCCAGAGTCAACCACCAACGAAATACTGAAGCAG GCTGATGCAAATGTTGAGTCACAAGTTATAAATGATGACTCTAAGCCAGTGAAGGATGCAGATGTTACTCCTACTCAAGATGTAAAATCAGAAAAAACTAAGCTGATGAAAATTGAACCGATCGATGCTGTTGTTTCAAGTGTGCAGAAAGATGTGGAGACTGAAGTTACTAAAGATGTAGAACCAATGACAAGAATCAATGAGGAATCAAAAGTAATCGAATCAAGAATGTCAACGGATGATGAGGAACAAAGATTATTTAGGGATGTTGAAGAAATGAAATCCAAATTGCATGAACTTGAGTCAAAGCTAAGCAAG GCCGAAATGACCATTTCAAATTTGACGGAAGACAGGAGGCAAGTCATTCAAGAAAGGGAGTCACTGAAACAAGAAATG gattttcTAAGAACGAGAAAAGTAGAAAGAAGAGTACAGGATGGATTTCCCCTTCTGTTTGTCTGCATGGTAGCCCTCTTCAGTCTCATTGCTGGATATGGCTTTCATCCGTGA